A genome region from Dreissena polymorpha isolate Duluth1 chromosome 16, UMN_Dpol_1.0, whole genome shotgun sequence includes the following:
- the LOC127862152 gene encoding uncharacterized protein LOC127862152: MQIPENFTELSIRMTEALADSGAGNDTVMERRKVYLWRERMETLLHGINGKRVECFHFGSQSEGTTTPGLHSDIDVLLSYKFANIMRDWGDWEAGMWNLLMLHDDLTPPQQYLLQAIDNGSPEPESRLSDIFVRNDHGQVLLSAEQFKKRLKDLARERAEATQNGPSVSYIPNWDMVCAFHVRKPLPEIQHWINRCRGRNWPSAQLLNAARVTSCFLVPAGHPDSEYKREEWRLSPNLIERMLMFSFNMIQIKCYIFLKLMKKTLFTQIVGDSITSYHCKTIMFYTIERTHPCLWVEHNLMFLLWRCLQVLRKSLRMGRLPHYIIEGVNLFDGKLSRVQQRRLLVYVDSMIRNNLQDVFYIDIDEIGCRLQARSVRRIGQAGELGRICLSNSISLLLKFDCLASLYMSLRGLLNKKPSSNTTFEKEIQCLLRNAFEYCTNVRLKNVALELIKHLYSLHISIQASKCLRLQNAVESDIIRRFQYSLNLDVASSRLKLASLLYCSGHIHAAVRVLEDVERRYYRKVKAVCGCRYMKGERDRRVLGNTLSGNCVKGCSELTFALCVKFFRQESHCIPFILLFEMNRNITEEEVAQRDFVDKQWMDSAEVDALPFLYYLQYLTYGRLGERNKQIHAWRTLESYLCDARTSINRHHNETALNLVGHIFEMEGYYYCALYYYRESLSVYDTNNAANLHVQRVLRLISG, encoded by the exons ATGCAG ATTCCAGAGAACTTCACAGAACTTTCTATCCGGATGACCGAAGCACTTGCTGACAGTGGAGCCGGGAATGATACTGTCATGGAGCGGAGAAAAGTTTACTTGTGGAGGGAGCGCATGGAAACGTTATTGCACGGAATAAATGGGAAACGTGTTGAGTGTTTTCATTTCGGGAGCCAGTCGGAAGGGACCACCACGCCCGGTCTCCACTCTGATATTGATGTGCTATTAAGTTACAAGTTTGCTAATATAATGAGAGACTGGGGAGACTGGGAGGCTGGGATGTGGAACCTTCTGATGCTCCACGACGACCTTACTCCTCCTCAACAGTACTTGCTACAAGCCATCGATAACGGATCACCGGAACCGGAGAGCCGATTGAGTGATATCTTCGTAAGGAACGACCATGGGCAAGTACTGTTGAGCGCTGAACAATTTAAAAAGCGCCTCAAGGATCTGGCGAGGGAACGTGCAGAGGCAACCCAAAATGGACCTTCTGTGAGTTATATACCTAATTGGGATATGGTATGTGCATTTCACGTACGCAAACctcttcctgaaatacaacaCTGGATAAACAGATGTAGAGGTAGAAACTGGCCATCTGCCCAGCTCCTTAATGCTGCACGGGTAACGTCGTGTTTCCTGGTACCAGCTGGTCATCCAGACAGTGAATACAAGCGCGAAGAATGGCGCCTATCTCCGAATCTTATAGAACGAATGCTTATGTTTAGCTTTAAtatgatacaaataaaatgttacatttttttgaaactgatgaaaaaaacattattcacTCAAATTGTTGGAGATTCTATAACAAGCTATCATTGCAAAACTATAATGTTTTACACAATAGAAAGAACTCATCCTTGTCTGTGGGTCGAACATAACCTTATGTTTCTACTTTGGCGTTGTTTACAAGTGTTAAGGAAATCACTGCGAATGGGACGGCTGCCGCATTATATCATAGAAGGAGTGAACTTGTTCGACGGAAAACTCTCTAGAGTGCAGCAGAGACGCCTTTTAGTGTATGTTGACTCCATGATAAGAAACAACTTacaagatgtattttatattgatataGATGAAATAGGATGTCGGTTACAAGCGCGTAGTGTTCGGCGAATTGGGCAAGCTGGGGAACTTGGGCGTATATGCTTAAGTAACAGCATCAGCTTACTGTTGAAGTTCGATTGCTTGGCTAGCTTATATATGTCATTAAGgggtttattaaataaaaaacccAGTTCCAATACAACATTCGAGAAAGAGATACAATGTTTACTACGTAATGCTTTTGAGTACTGCACCAATGTCAGATTGAAAAATGTTGCTTTAGAATTAATCAAACACCTGTACTCGTTACACATTTCAATTCAAGCATCGAAATGTTTGCGACTGCAAAACGCTGTTGAAAGCGACATTATAAGACGTTTCCAATATTCCTTAAACTTGGATGTAGCTTCTAGTCGCTTAAAGTTGGCTTCTTTATTGTACTGTAGTGGACATATTCACGCGGCAGTTAGAGTGTTGGAGGATGTGGAGAGGAGGTATTACAGAAAGGTCAAGGCTGTGTGCGGATGTAGATATATGAAAGGAGAACGTGATCGCCGAGTGTTAGGTAATACACTATCAGGTAACTGTGTCAAAGGATGCAGTGAACTGACGTTTGCATTATGTGTCAAGTTTTTTAGGCAAGAATCGCACTGCATTCCTTtcatattattgtttgaaatgaatcgtAATATCACTGAAGAAGAAGTTGCACAGAGGGATTTCGTTGATAAGCAATGGATGGACAGCGCTGAGGTGGATGCGCTTCCGTTTCTCTATTATCTTCAGTATCTCACTTATGGAAGACTCGGCGAACGTAACAAGCAGATTCATGCATGGAGAACATTGGAGTCATATTTATGTGATGCAAGAACTAGCATCAACCGGCATCACAATGAAACAGCACTGAACTTGGTGGGACACATATTTGAAATGGAAGGATACTATTATTGTGCGTTATATTACTATAGAGAATCGTTAAGTGTTTATGATACAAACAATGCTGCTAACTTGCACGTCCAGCGTGTTTTGCGCCTTATAAGTGGTTAA
- the LOC127862159 gene encoding galactosylceramide sulfotransferase-like, translating into MRRNARLIFALLLASTLALVVPVLYQRIWRLFVRVSDDDLSQLRQRSLVFIKVHKTGSSTIANILQRYGHRNELNFALPNKTVGEIRYNYFGGIGGTLDRSKMIPSKKNRPNSGFNILFNHVIYNWTAFVEIFPPNNSSYVTMIREPVSHFESALLYFVHDNIFNVATENTTAYLENPAAYEPEDAYISFTNNRQALDLGIPPRHLRNAKYAETYIKLLDKTMHLVMITEYFDESLIMLKRKFSLQLRDIIYIPKIKSTKILILNSVAMTWLC; encoded by the exons ATGAGAAGAAATGC CCGCCTGATCTTTGCACTACTTCTGGCATCGACACTTGCGTTGGTTGTTCCAGTGTTATACCAAAGAATATGGCGATTATTTGTTCGAGTCAGCGATGATGATCTGAGTCAGCTTAGACAACGATCGCTAGTGTTCATCAAAGTTCACAAAACCGGTAGTTCCACTATAGCCAACATCTTGCAGCGTTACGGTCATAGGAACGAGTTGAATTTCGCTTTGCCGAATAAGACCGTTGGGGAAATCAGATACAATTACTTTGGAGGAATTGGGGGAACATTAGATCGATCGAAAATGATACCGTCGAAAAAGAATCGGCCGAACAGCGGATTTAACATTTTGTTCAATCACGTCATCTACAATTGGACAGCGTTTGTTGAAATATTCCCGCCAAATAACAGTAGTTACGTCACAATGATACGAGAACCGGTGTCGCATTTTGAATCGGCCCTCTTGTATTTTGTCCACGACAATATTTTCAATGTCGCCACAGAAAACACCACAGCATACTTGGAGAATCCGGCGGCGTACGAACCTGAGGACGCTTACATTTCGTTTACAAACAACCGGCAGGCGTTAGATCTTGGTATTCCTCCGCGGCATCTGAGGAACGCCAAATACGCGGAGACGTACATTAAACTGCTCGATAAAACTATGCATCTGGTCATGATTACTGAATATTTTGATGAATCGTTGATCATGCTAAAAAGGAAGTTTTCTCTACAGCTTCGGGATATTAtttacattcccaaaataaaAAGTACCaagattttgattttaaattcaGTAGCAATGACCTGGCTTTGTTGA